The window TTCCATGGTTATTTCAATGATCGTTTTCATCACCTGATTAACGGACATACCATTAATATCAATGTCCTTATACTCCACCAATTCTAATTTTAAATTCGATATACCAATACTAAGAGTCCCAGGCTCAATATTAACACCAATTGCATATTTATAATGCTTATTAATTTCTATAAAAACTTTCTTTCTACCCACTCGCAGGGTTTCTTCCATCTGACCTGTTTCCCTAATACATCCATCTTGTATCATTTCATTGACTAAAATCGTTACTGAAGCAGGTGTCAACTTGATTTTCTCAGCTATATCTTTTCTAGACTTTTTACCTTCTTTCAATTGATTCAGGATTAAAGTCCGATTATTTATTTTGACATCACTCATATTAGCACCAGAAGATCTTTTCATTTCATTCACCTTTTTCTATCGTATTAACAATTCTATGTTTATCATACACTACTTACAACATAAAATCAATATTTAATTAACCCTTTTAATTATTTTCTTGTTGACTAACTTTTTTTCACATCATTTTATTTTGCTACGAATCATATATATACCCATCCCCTAACTCATTAAATAGCTTCAAACCATTCACCTAAACTTACTTACCCCAATAACAATCTTATCTCTTTCCCTACAACCTCTACTGCCCTAGGCTTCTCTATCTCCCCATAAGTCCACCCAAATCCATCTCCTTTGTAACGTGGAAATACATGCATATGATAATGCCCTATATCATTAAACACACCACCATTTTGCATCATGCTATAACCATGTGGTTTATACCTCTCCCGCAACACCCTAACTAGTCTTCTCGACATATCCATAATCCCCCAAGCCTCATCATCAGTTAACGCATCCCCATCTAACACATGTCTCTTAGGTACAATTAATATATGCCCCTCATTAATAGGCTCAATATCCATAAAGCAGATTAATAAATCATCCTCATACACCTTAACAACATCAATCTCACCTCGAACCACTTGACAAAAAATACACGTCTCTGCTTTACACATCATATCCCTCCATTTTTTCAGTTCATTTACATATTTTTTCTTTTACTAGCTATACATTAAACATCTTTAAACGTCAACTTTCTAGCCCAGTAGCTAACAATGTAGGATGCATTAATCATGTGATTTCTAAATGGTTGTTAGATGTTCTTAGTGAACGAAACACCCTATTTCGTTAAAAACCTTAAGTGTGTGACTAACAGGAGTTTTAAGGTTTAGAAATAGGGTGTTTCGTGAACTTAGAACATCTTCAACGATTTAGCTTGAACGGATTAATGCATCCTACATTGTTAGCTACGGACTATAACCACACTACTAAAAAAAATACCCATACACTAACCTAGCATATGGGTATTCTACATCTACAACCTATAGTTCTATCCTATCAATTCGAAGCCCTAATTCATCCAACTGCTTCTCCTCAACCTCACCTGGTGCATCTGTCATCGGACATGACGCATCTTTCACTTTAGGGAATGCAATCACGTCTCTAATGCTCTCTGAACCTGTCATCAACATCACAATCCGATCAAGACCATAAGCCAAACCACCATGAGGCGGTACACCATACTTGAATGCATTTAACATGAATCCAAAACGCTCATAAGCATCTTCCTTACTAAACCCAAGAGCAGCAAACATCTTTTCTTGAATATCCCGTTGATGAATCCTAATACTGCCTCCACCAAGCTCACAGCCATTAAGCACGATATCATAAGCAATAGCTCTTACACGACCTGGATCTGACTCAAGATATTGTAAATCTTCCTCCATAGGCATGGTAAAGGGATGGTGCATAGCTGTAAAACGGTGTTGATCTTCATTCCACTCAAGTAAGGGGAACTCTGTTACCCATACGAACTTATATACTTTATTATCTAAAAGATTAAGACGATTAGCTATTTCAAGTCTCAAGTTACCAAGTGTACTATAAACCACACTGTTCTTATCCGCACAGAATAATAATAAATCACCTGGCTTTCCATTCAACGCTTTCACAATACCTGCTAACTCTTCTTCCGTAAAGAATTTAGCTATAGATGACTTGTAGGTACCATCTTCATTAATCACAATGTAAGCCAATCCTTTAGCACCAAACGTCTTGGATAAGTCCGTTAATGCATCAATCTGTCTTCTAGGCAAGTTACCTAGACCTTCAGCATTAATTCCTCGAACACTTCCACCACTTTCAATAGCTCCTGAGAATACTTT is drawn from Vallitalea pronyensis and contains these coding sequences:
- a CDS encoding HIT family protein gives rise to the protein MMCKAETCIFCQVVRGEIDVVKVYEDDLLICFMDIEPINEGHILIVPKRHVLDGDALTDDEAWGIMDMSRRLVRVLRERYKPHGYSMMQNGGVFNDIGHYHMHVFPRYKGDGFGWTYGEIEKPRAVEVVGKEIRLLLG